From a region of the Castanea sativa cultivar Marrone di Chiusa Pesio chromosome 10, ASM4071231v1 genome:
- the LOC142612831 gene encoding lachrymatory-factor synthase-like, translating to MAGETVTQTKWEGKACVELAIPTAQEVWPLMEDFCSLHKWLPYVDTCCQVDGIPGQPGMVRYCASTITSSSNGNKETMTTWAKEKLLMIDPIKRCLSYEVIDNNIGMKFYVAKLIVSPNGDGKNGCKIEWSFVCDPIEGLRYEDFLLNTIETGLQSMAKKMEDVILSTR from the coding sequence atGGCTGGGGAAACAGTAACACAAACAAAATGGGAAGGCAAAGCCTGTGTTGAACTAGCGATTCCAACAGCACAAGAAGTTTGGCCTCTCATGGAGGACTTTTGCAGCCTACACAAATGGCTCCCTTATGTTGATACATGTTGCCAAGTAGATGGGATCCCTGGGCAGCCAGGCATGGTCCGGTATTGCGCTTCCACAATAACATCTTCATCCAACGGCAACAAGGAAACGATGACCACGTGGGCCAAAGAGAAACTACTGATGATTGATCCCATCAAACGGTGTTTGAGCTATGAGGTTATTGATAATAACATTGGCATGAAGTTTTATGTGGCGAAACTCATAGTGTCGCCCAACGGTGATGGCAAAAATGGGTGCAAGATCGAGTGGTCCTTTGTTTGTGATCCGATTGAAGGTTTGAGATATGAAGATTTTCTCCTTAATACTATTGAGACTGGTCTCCAGTCAATGGCAAAGAAAATGGAAGATGTCATCCTATCTACTAGGTGA
- the LOC142612475 gene encoding uncharacterized protein LOC142612475, whose protein sequence is MLATSLGSKLPRMVMVEDLLTSSLTSVSAVRVHSIVPSWMDPIIAFLQHGVLPADGTMAEKVRRSAPRYWLSEEQKLYKRSYAGPYLLCVHPEAVEPLLEELHEGVCGSHTGGRSLAHRAMTQGYWWPSMQKTSQEYAKKCDQCQRFAPNIHQ, encoded by the coding sequence ATGTTAGCCACTTCACTGGGCTCGAAATTACCACGTATGGTCATGGTGGAGGATTTACTGACCTCTAGCTTGACAAGCGTCTCGGCGGTACGGGTTCACAGCATTGTCCCaagctggatggacccaatCATAGCTTTCTTGCAGCACGGTGTACTACCTGCAGATGGGACAATGGCCGAGAAGGTACGAAGAAGTGCTCCCCGTTATTGGCTGTCAGAGGAGCAGAAGCTCTATAAGCGTTCCTATGCAGGGCCGTATCTGCTCTGCGTACATCCTGAAGCCGTGGAACCTTtgttggaagaattgcatgaaggggtgtgtgggagccacactggaggAAGATCATTAGCTCACAGAGCCATGacacaagggtattggtggccgagCATGCAGAAAACCTCTCAAGAGTATGCcaagaaatgtgatcagtgtcaaaGATTTGCGCCAAACATTCATCAATGA